The following proteins are co-located in the Desulfoscipio sp. XC116 genome:
- the miaB gene encoding tRNA (N6-isopentenyl adenosine(37)-C2)-methylthiotransferase MiaB: MSGKINDNPKKYLTITFGCQMNEHDSEIIAGMLENKGYLSAEGQNDADLIILNTCCVRETAENKVFGLLGRLGQLKKQKPHLIIAMGGCMSQQEHIAQRIKQRFRYVNIVFGTHNIHELPALIDRAEYQKNQIIDIWPDRKDISEGLSVKRFHGVRAWVSITYGCNNFCTYCIVPYVRGREKSRQPEAIISEIQELVRQGYQEVTLLGQNVNSYGKDLSSGIDFADLLVKINEIKDLKRIRYMTSHPKDFCDKLVTTVSHLPKICEHIHLPVQAGSNNILKKMNRGYTREHYLELVDKIRTAMPGVSLTTDIMVGFPGESDADFADTVDLVKNIEYDSAFTFIYNKRQGTPAAGMQDQVPDQVKVARIEKLIALQNEISLRKNKLEVGKTLECLVEGPSKTNADLMSARTRTNKIAVFRGKQDMVGMLVPILITGCGLTHLEGEVIPAE, translated from the coding sequence ATGAGTGGAAAAATTAATGACAACCCCAAAAAGTATCTTACAATTACCTTCGGCTGTCAAATGAATGAGCATGATTCGGAAATAATTGCCGGTATGTTGGAAAACAAAGGATATTTATCTGCGGAAGGTCAGAATGATGCTGATTTAATTATTTTAAATACTTGTTGTGTTCGGGAAACTGCTGAGAATAAAGTGTTCGGTCTTTTGGGCAGGCTTGGCCAGCTTAAAAAACAAAAACCCCACCTGATTATAGCCATGGGTGGATGTATGAGCCAGCAAGAGCATATTGCTCAAAGAATAAAGCAGCGTTTCAGATATGTGAATATTGTGTTTGGTACGCATAACATACATGAATTGCCGGCATTAATAGACCGGGCGGAGTATCAAAAAAACCAGATCATTGATATTTGGCCTGATAGAAAGGATATTAGTGAAGGACTGTCGGTAAAACGCTTTCACGGTGTTCGAGCCTGGGTTAGTATCACGTACGGATGTAATAATTTTTGCACTTATTGCATAGTACCGTATGTGCGGGGCAGGGAGAAAAGCAGGCAGCCGGAGGCCATTATCAGTGAAATTCAGGAACTGGTGCGGCAGGGCTACCAAGAGGTAACCTTGCTGGGGCAAAATGTTAATTCATATGGTAAAGATTTATCCTCCGGTATTGACTTTGCAGATTTACTGGTAAAAATCAACGAAATAAAAGATTTAAAAAGAATTCGTTATATGACTTCTCACCCGAAGGATTTTTGTGATAAACTGGTTACAACTGTTTCACATTTACCAAAAATATGTGAACATATACATCTTCCCGTGCAGGCAGGGAGTAACAATATATTAAAAAAAATGAATCGGGGATATACGCGTGAGCATTATCTGGAATTAGTGGATAAAATTCGCACAGCTATGCCGGGTGTATCGCTAACCACTGATATAATGGTAGGTTTTCCGGGTGAGTCTGACGCTGATTTTGCGGATACTGTTGATCTTGTAAAAAATATTGAATATGACAGCGCTTTTACTTTTATATATAACAAAAGACAAGGAACTCCCGCGGCCGGTATGCAAGACCAGGTTCCTGACCAGGTAAAAGTAGCTCGTATTGAGAAACTAATTGCTTTGCAGAATGAGATAAGTTTACGTAAGAACAAGCTGGAAGTGGGTAAAACATTAGAGTGCCTTGTAGAGGGGCCCAGTAAAACAAATGCGGATTTAATGAGCGCGAGGACAAGAACCAACAAAATTGCGGTTTTCCGGGGTAAACAAGATATGGTGGGTATGCTGGTTCCTATACTTATTACCGGATGCGGTCTTACTCATCTTGAGGGAGAGGTTATCCCGGCGGAATAA